From Bacteroidota bacterium, the proteins below share one genomic window:
- the fsa gene encoding fructose-6-phosphate aldolase encodes MKFFIDTANLDQIREAQDLGVLDGVTTNPSLMAKEGITGEANILKHYVDICNIVTGDVSAEVIATDYAGIVSEGERLAKLHPQIVVKVPMIKDGIKAIRYFSNKGIKTNCTLVFSAGQALLAAKAGATYVSPFLGRLDDINYDGVELISQIVHIYRMYDYPTQVLAASIRNPLHIVRCAEAGADVATCPLNAILDLLKHPLTDIGLAKFLADAKKFQTESVK; translated from the coding sequence ATGAAATTCTTCATCGACACAGCCAATCTCGATCAGATCCGTGAAGCACAGGACCTCGGCGTCCTCGACGGCGTAACAACCAACCCTTCCCTCATGGCCAAGGAAGGGATCACCGGCGAAGCGAACATCCTGAAACACTATGTCGATATCTGCAACATCGTAACCGGTGACGTAAGCGCCGAAGTGATCGCCACCGATTATGCGGGCATCGTTTCCGAGGGCGAGCGCCTGGCCAAACTGCATCCACAGATCGTTGTCAAGGTCCCGATGATCAAGGACGGCATCAAGGCCATCCGCTACTTTTCCAACAAAGGCATCAAGACGAATTGCACCCTGGTCTTTTCCGCAGGGCAGGCATTACTCGCCGCCAAAGCAGGCGCTACCTACGTATCACCGTTCCTCGGTCGGTTAGACGACATCAACTACGACGGCGTCGAACTGATAAGCCAGATCGTGCACATCTATCGCATGTACGACTATCCGACACAGGTACTCGCGGCCAGTATCCGTAATCCGCTCCACATCGTCCGCTGTGCCGAAGCCGGTGCCGACGTCGCGACTTGTCCGCTCAACGCGATCCTCGACCTGCTCAAGCATCCGCTGACGGATATCGGTCTTGCGAAATTCCTCGCCGACGCGAAGAAATTCCAGACGGAAAGTGTGAAGTGA
- a CDS encoding DUF4199 domain-containing protein, with the protein METPRSQTKLAMNYGAFYGLSTIIVMLVFYFAGSNMQSKWPQWIGYLLLITFMVLGIKSFRDEEGGGFISFGRSLGTGILISIFGSIITGAFTVVLFTFIAPDMTQRILEMTQQNLTEQGMSEEQINMSIEWARKFMTPMWLFVFSVVGGAFMGLLFGLFISIFLRREQNNPFQSNA; encoded by the coding sequence ATGGAAACTCCCCGTTCACAGACCAAGCTGGCAATGAATTACGGAGCCTTTTATGGCTTGTCGACCATCATTGTCATGCTCGTTTTTTATTTCGCCGGTTCAAATATGCAATCGAAGTGGCCGCAATGGATCGGCTATCTCTTGCTGATCACGTTCATGGTTTTGGGCATCAAGAGTTTTCGGGATGAGGAAGGCGGAGGATTCATCTCCTTCGGCCGCTCGCTGGGTACGGGTATCCTGATCTCGATTTTCGGATCCATCATCACCGGTGCATTCACGGTGGTACTCTTCACCTTCATAGCTCCGGACATGACCCAGCGGATCCTGGAGATGACACAACAGAATCTCACCGAGCAGGGGATGAGCGAAGAACAGATCAACATGTCCATCGAGTGGGCACGGAAATTCATGACCCCCATGTGGTTGTTCGTTTTCTCCGTCGTTGGTGGCGCTTTCATGGGGCTGCTGTTCGGACTGTTCATCTCGATCTTCCTACGCCGCGAGCAGAACAATCCCTTTCAATCCAACGCCTGA
- a CDS encoding glycosyltransferase, translating to MNIVLIGPAFPLRGGIADFNEALANALIAAGHTVRIHSFYLQYPRLLFPGKSQYATAGTTGPALDIRPTIGSVHPWSWFKTARQVMEFKPDLVIVRYWLPFMGPALGTIARRLRKCGIRVIAITDNVLPHEQRPGDAALTKYFVRSCDAFVAMSQSVLDDLSRFTDNPYRAFLPHPVYDIFGKTLSKSEARQRLGLPEDQRLVLFFGFIRKYKGLDYLLEAMGEAELARLQVHLLVAGEFYEPEAPYLDIVRNNGALNRCRFDKEFIPKERVREYFCAADLVVQPYRHATQSGITQIAYHFGRPMLVTRVGGLAEIVEDGKTGYVTAPDASSIAAAIRDFYSHARESSMSEAVVAGRSRFDWNTFVMGLMKLYEKIR from the coding sequence ATGAACATCGTACTGATCGGTCCCGCATTTCCCCTTCGAGGTGGTATCGCCGATTTTAACGAAGCCCTGGCGAATGCCTTGATCGCAGCGGGTCATACAGTGAGGATCCATTCGTTCTATTTGCAATATCCCAGGCTGTTGTTTCCAGGAAAGTCGCAGTACGCGACTGCCGGAACCACTGGCCCCGCACTTGATATTCGCCCCACTATCGGATCGGTTCATCCCTGGAGTTGGTTCAAGACTGCTCGGCAAGTGATGGAATTCAAGCCCGATCTGGTCATCGTTCGTTACTGGCTACCGTTCATGGGGCCCGCCCTGGGAACCATCGCCCGCAGGTTGCGCAAATGCGGCATCCGTGTGATCGCCATTACCGATAATGTACTGCCGCACGAACAGCGCCCTGGAGACGCAGCCTTGACAAAATATTTCGTCCGTTCCTGCGACGCTTTCGTTGCCATGTCACAGTCGGTATTGGACGACCTCAGCCGGTTCACGGACAATCCCTACCGGGCCTTTCTTCCGCATCCGGTCTACGACATCTTCGGCAAGACGCTTTCGAAATCCGAAGCCCGTCAGCGGTTGGGCTTACCGGAAGACCAACGCCTGGTGTTGTTCTTCGGCTTCATCCGAAAATACAAAGGCCTTGACTACCTGCTGGAGGCCATGGGGGAAGCTGAACTCGCCAGGCTGCAGGTTCATCTGTTGGTTGCCGGGGAGTTTTATGAGCCGGAAGCTCCCTATCTCGACATCGTAAGGAATAATGGCGCGCTCAACCGATGCCGGTTCGACAAGGAGTTCATCCCCAAGGAGCGGGTACGGGAGTATTTCTGTGCGGCCGATTTGGTTGTTCAACCCTATCGCCATGCAACCCAAAGCGGTATTACACAAATTGCTTATCATTTCGGCCGTCCCATGCTGGTTACCCGGGTGGGTGGTTTGGCTGAAATCGTTGAAGACGGAAAAACAGGTTATGTTACGGCTCCCGATGCTTCGTCCATTGCTGCCGCCATTCGTGATTTTTATTCGCATGCACGTGAATCAAGCATGTCGGAGGCCGTCGTTGCCGGACGAAGTCGGTTTGACTGGAACACGTTTGTTATGGGATTGATGAAATTGTATGAAAAGATCCGTTAG
- a CDS encoding dephospho-CoA kinase has translation MMIVGVTGGIGSGKTTVCKVFRALGIPVYDADQAAKELYDRDPELMRSVRDAFGDTILDPEGKLDRKKLAELVFADPEKLQVLNSLVHPRVRADFRKWVKLQTHAPYVIREAAILFESGTHKDCDKVITVTAPVELRMQRVRQRDQRSEEEIRRMMERQWSDEEKIRRSDAVLVNDERDLLVPRIVALHQEFLQLAQPNLSAQ, from the coding sequence ATGATGATCGTTGGTGTCACCGGTGGAATCGGCAGCGGTAAGACGACTGTTTGCAAAGTGTTTCGCGCACTGGGCATACCCGTCTATGACGCCGACCAGGCGGCGAAGGAACTCTACGACCGTGACCCGGAGCTGATGCGCTCCGTCCGCGACGCGTTTGGAGATACCATCCTCGATCCGGAAGGGAAACTCGACCGGAAGAAGCTGGCTGAACTGGTATTCGCGGATCCGGAGAAATTACAAGTACTCAACTCGCTGGTACATCCCCGTGTACGGGCGGATTTTCGAAAATGGGTCAAACTTCAGACTCATGCGCCCTATGTCATCCGGGAAGCGGCTATCCTGTTCGAAAGCGGTACCCATAAGGACTGCGATAAGGTGATCACGGTGACAGCTCCTGTCGAGCTACGGATGCAACGTGTAAGACAGCGTGACCAACGATCGGAGGAGGAGATCCGGCGCATGATGGAACGGCAATGGAGTGACGAAGAGAAGATACGTCGTTCCGACGCGGTGCTGGTGAACGATGAGCGCGATCTGCTGGTGCCCCGCATCGTCGCCCTGCATCAGGAGTTCCTGCAACTGGCTCAGCCCAACTTGTCCGCACAATAA
- a CDS encoding threonylcarbamoyl-AMP synthase — protein MPLTIYPGNINDRHLAQAVEIVRKGGVIVIPTDTVYALACDIHATPAIERIARMKQVKPGKANFSFICQDLSNISEFTRPFNTEIFRLMKSVLPGPFTFILNANSNVPAIFKSNKKTIGIRVPDDTIARALVRELGQPVLVTSVHDDDELVEYTTDPHAIEERLGDQVDLVIDGGNSELTPSTVIDCTGNEPVVIREGKGTLPTF, from the coding sequence ATGCCGCTGACGATCTACCCCGGAAACATCAACGACCGCCATCTTGCCCAGGCGGTGGAGATCGTTCGGAAAGGTGGCGTGATCGTGATCCCCACAGACACTGTATACGCCCTGGCTTGTGACATCCATGCCACACCGGCGATCGAACGGATCGCCCGGATGAAACAGGTTAAACCCGGCAAGGCGAACTTCTCCTTCATTTGCCAGGATCTCAGTAACATTTCAGAATTCACGCGTCCGTTCAACACGGAAATATTCAGGCTGATGAAAAGCGTATTGCCAGGTCCGTTCACGTTTATCCTGAACGCCAACAGCAACGTCCCCGCTATTTTCAAATCCAACAAGAAGACCATCGGTATCCGGGTACCGGACGATACGATTGCACGCGCATTGGTCCGCGAACTGGGCCAGCCGGTACTGGTGACTTCCGTCCACGACGATGACGAATTGGTGGAATACACCACCGATCCGCACGCGATTGAAGAACGCCTTGGAGATCAGGTTGACCTGGTCATCGACGGGGGAAATTCCGAACTGACACCTTCGACTGTGATCGATTGTACCGGCAACGAGCCGGTCGTGATCCGGGAAGGAAAAGGAACGCTTCCTACTTTCTAA
- the yajC gene encoding preprotein translocase subunit YajC has product MNLVLLQSQQNGALMQMLFLVGIIVVFYFFMIRPQMRKQKTEQEFRNSLQKGAKVVTIGGIHGRIVEVADRTFMVEIDNNVRVRVERSAISAEATKALDQPAPAK; this is encoded by the coding sequence ATGAACCTCGTACTCCTCCAATCCCAACAGAACGGCGCGCTGATGCAGATGCTGTTCCTGGTTGGTATCATTGTCGTTTTCTATTTCTTCATGATCCGTCCGCAGATGCGTAAGCAGAAGACGGAGCAGGAATTCCGGAACTCTTTGCAGAAAGGCGCCAAAGTCGTCACCATCGGGGGCATTCATGGTCGTATCGTGGAAGTAGCTGACCGCACCTTTATGGTAGAGATTGACAACAATGTCCGCGTACGGGTAGAGCGATCAGCCATTTCAGCCGAAGCAACGAAGGCACTCGATCAACCGGCTCCTGCCAAGTGA
- a CDS encoding glycosyltransferase family 2 protein, translated as MDISVVIPLFNEEESLPELHDWIVRVMDANKYSYEILFIDDGSKDRSWEVITGLSNRNAHVRGIRFRRNYGKSAALSEGFAATRGDVIITMDADLQDSPDEIPDLYRMIREEGFDLVSGWKKKRYDPISKTIPSKFFNWTTRKMSGIDNLHDFNCGLKSYRKEVVKSIEVYGEMHRYIPVIARWAGFRKIGEKVVEHRSRKYGVTKFGWERFINGFLDLLSITFVSKFGKRPMHLFGFLGTIMFLIGFFSAAYLGISKLLAVYHNVPARLITDRPSFYIALTAMIMGTFLFMAGFLGELISRNSPDRNRYLVDQRIQP; from the coding sequence GTGGACATCAGTGTAGTCATTCCGCTCTTCAACGAAGAAGAGTCGCTCCCCGAGTTGCACGATTGGATCGTACGGGTCATGGACGCGAACAAGTACAGCTATGAGATCCTGTTCATCGACGACGGTAGCAAGGATCGCTCCTGGGAAGTGATCACCGGCCTTTCGAATCGAAACGCCCATGTGCGGGGGATTCGTTTCCGCAGGAATTATGGCAAGTCCGCAGCCCTCAGTGAAGGCTTCGCCGCCACCCGCGGTGATGTCATCATCACCATGGACGCGGACCTGCAAGACAGTCCCGACGAAATACCGGATCTGTATCGCATGATCCGCGAAGAGGGATTCGATTTGGTTTCGGGCTGGAAGAAGAAGCGGTATGACCCGATCTCCAAGACGATTCCGAGCAAGTTCTTCAACTGGACGACCCGGAAAATGTCGGGTATCGACAACCTGCACGATTTCAACTGTGGATTGAAGTCCTACCGGAAAGAGGTGGTCAAGAGTATTGAAGTGTATGGCGAAATGCACCGGTACATTCCCGTCATCGCACGATGGGCCGGCTTCCGCAAGATCGGGGAGAAGGTGGTCGAGCACCGTTCCCGCAAGTACGGCGTGACCAAATTCGGTTGGGAGCGTTTCATCAACGGGTTCCTTGACCTGCTGTCGATCACCTTCGTCAGCAAATTCGGAAAGCGACCCATGCACCTGTTCGGGTTCCTGGGTACGATCATGTTCCTGATCGGCTTTTTCTCTGCGGCTTATCTGGGTATCAGCAAATTGCTGGCGGTCTATCACAATGTCCCGGCCCGACTGATCACTGATCGTCCATCGTTCTATATCGCGCTCACGGCGATGATCATGGGAACCTTCCTGTTCATGGCGGGTTTTCTGGGCGAGCTCATTTCCCGCAATTCACCGGATCGCAATCGCTACCTCGTCGACCAGCGCATTCAACCCTGA
- a CDS encoding YbbR-like domain-containing protein, giving the protein MKDPQPGTSVRPGANKRISIILACFGIATLFWLLIALSHDYAATITFPVRYINLPDRKVVMNELPEKVSITLRTSGFRILSYEFSSKRSPIEIDVASKLGGKGGRTDALALATRMFQPDFTRQLGTQVSLQAYEPDSIVFYFSDQQTVRLPVQVPLTIKLARQFDTTGSLSIRPDSVTVTGPPSLIRHLKGISTLPLDLRDLRSPVNTKLRLQENRLLTFSDSVVHVRLPVEELTEAKLEVPVRTINTPATYILKTFPDKINLRLQVPLSHYREVQAADFDVVVDGARLLTDKPQRLSVKVISAPSWARSILPEPGQVDYILRKE; this is encoded by the coding sequence GTGAAAGACCCACAACCCGGAACTTCTGTTCGACCTGGCGCGAACAAGCGGATATCGATCATACTGGCATGTTTCGGTATCGCTACTTTGTTTTGGTTGCTGATCGCCTTGTCACACGATTATGCAGCCACCATTACCTTTCCTGTTCGTTATATCAATCTACCCGATCGAAAGGTCGTCATGAACGAATTACCGGAGAAGGTATCGATCACGCTTCGAACCAGTGGCTTTCGGATTCTTTCGTACGAATTCAGCAGTAAACGTTCACCCATTGAAATCGATGTGGCTTCCAAACTCGGAGGCAAGGGAGGAAGAACGGATGCCCTGGCGCTGGCAACGCGTATGTTTCAACCCGATTTCACCCGGCAACTCGGGACGCAGGTCAGCTTGCAGGCCTATGAACCGGATTCGATCGTGTTCTATTTCAGCGACCAGCAAACCGTGCGATTGCCGGTACAGGTACCCTTGACCATCAAGCTGGCCAGGCAGTTCGACACCACAGGATCGCTATCGATCCGCCCCGATTCTGTCACCGTGACGGGTCCACCCAGTCTGATCCGTCACCTGAAGGGTATCAGCACCCTTCCGCTTGACCTGCGCGATCTCAGGAGTCCGGTCAATACCAAACTTCGGTTACAGGAGAATCGATTGTTGACGTTCAGCGATTCAGTCGTTCATGTCCGACTTCCGGTGGAAGAATTGACCGAAGCGAAGCTGGAGGTTCCGGTGCGCACGATCAATACGCCCGCTACCTATATCCTCAAGACCTTTCCGGACAAGATCAACCTCCGGCTTCAGGTTCCGCTCAGTCATTACCGAGAAGTGCAGGCAGCCGATTTCGATGTGGTGGTCGACGGAGCCCGATTACTGACGGATAAGCCCCAGCGCTTATCCGTCAAGGTGATCTCCGCGCCATCCTGGGCACGATCGATCCTGCCGGAGCCCGGCCAGGTAGACTATATACTGCGAAAGGAATGA
- a CDS encoding exonuclease: MNRIGALLEKRKEGWYCLPGDFFLDATRAVHRAVVSHAHSDHAAPHSREVYCTAPTRDLLLQRLPTNRSEFHITAYGETRSFGPVSVTFFPAGHMLGSAQVLMEWEGERYLYTGDFKLQPDPTCEPFTLVPCDHLITETTFAQPEYDHPHPEEALAQLPPLTDTAVVGAYSLGKAQRVTRLIHDYFPERKVFVHPEIVRFHKVYESHGIALGEWLPYQRTEFRREAGAVLILPPSIFGRFDRMPGVRRLFATGWKRAYMRCDGVLPVSDHADWNDLLRLINTCGAHTIHTLHGDGITLQRYLEGSGKTVLIAEHHAQPAP; the protein is encoded by the coding sequence ATGAACAGGATCGGAGCATTGCTGGAAAAAAGAAAGGAAGGTTGGTATTGTTTACCCGGCGATTTCTTCCTTGACGCTACCCGGGCTGTTCACCGGGCCGTTGTGTCGCATGCCCACAGCGACCATGCGGCTCCGCACAGCCGCGAAGTCTATTGCACCGCACCAACGCGGGATCTGCTGCTGCAACGATTGCCGACCAACCGAAGCGAGTTCCACATTACGGCTTATGGCGAAACACGCAGTTTTGGACCTGTCAGTGTGACCTTTTTCCCGGCTGGTCATATGCTGGGAAGCGCGCAGGTACTGATGGAATGGGAGGGCGAACGCTATTTGTATACCGGCGATTTCAAATTGCAACCCGACCCGACCTGTGAGCCTTTCACGCTGGTTCCCTGCGATCACCTCATCACCGAGACGACCTTCGCCCAGCCGGAGTATGATCATCCGCATCCGGAAGAGGCCCTGGCGCAGTTGCCGCCACTGACGGATACCGCCGTAGTGGGCGCCTACAGTCTCGGCAAGGCTCAACGCGTCACCCGCCTGATACACGATTATTTCCCCGAGCGGAAAGTGTTCGTCCACCCCGAGATCGTTCGGTTCCACAAGGTGTATGAGTCGCATGGAATTGCCTTAGGGGAGTGGCTGCCGTATCAGCGGACAGAGTTCAGGCGTGAAGCCGGAGCGGTATTGATCCTTCCACCGTCGATCTTTGGACGCTTCGATCGCATGCCGGGCGTCCGTCGGTTATTTGCAACCGGCTGGAAACGCGCCTATATGCGGTGCGACGGCGTGCTACCGGTCAGTGATCACGCTGACTGGAACGATCTGCTGCGGTTGATCAACACCTGTGGCGCGCATACGATTCACACCCTGCACGGCGACGGTATCACGCTGCAACGCTACCTGGAAGGCAGCGGTAAGACCGTACTCATCGCGGAACACCACGCACAACCCGCCCCCTGA
- a CDS encoding NAD(P)H-hydrate dehydratase: MIPVLSAEQTRIADNWTIEHEPIASLDLMERAAAACTGWISAHYGRSTRFRILCGPGNNGGDGLAIARQLYQSGYDVTVDRVSEQDRYSTDHLANFHRLQPLLGADLREIRAEADFSGIDPEVVLIDALFGSGLERPLNGLFRTVVERINASSAEIISIDLPSGLPADGLMSDLVAVHADSTLCFQTPKRTFFFPETGEYAGRWILLDIGVRTDHFPPGSIREYLFTRNDLVTQIGRRRRFAHKGDFGHGLLVAGSDGKIGAAILASRAALRTGLGLLTTHVPEVGILPLQTAVPEAMVSRGGSAGFLERIPADLSRFDAIAVGPGLGTEAESVTAFDGLLRSCKVPLVLDADGLNMLTKNQSLLDHVPAGAILTPHPGEFDRLFGSCPDTPQRIERAKAFTATSGCILILKGGCTAVVLPSGEVRYNANGNPGMAKGGSGDALTGVLLALLCNGMQPEIAASAGVFLHAAAGDLAAEKYGERGLLPSDLIKALPVVLRTLESGV; this comes from the coding sequence ATGATACCGGTCTTAAGCGCTGAACAAACGCGGATCGCCGACAACTGGACGATCGAGCACGAACCCATTGCCTCGCTCGATCTCATGGAGCGGGCCGCCGCGGCCTGCACCGGATGGATCAGCGCGCATTATGGACGCTCCACCAGATTCAGGATCCTCTGCGGCCCCGGGAATAACGGTGGTGACGGACTCGCCATTGCGCGGCAACTCTATCAGTCCGGTTACGATGTGACTGTGGACCGGGTCTCAGAGCAGGATCGTTATAGCACGGATCACCTCGCGAATTTCCATCGGCTGCAGCCCTTGCTCGGCGCGGACCTGCGGGAGATCAGAGCCGAAGCGGACTTCAGTGGCATCGATCCGGAAGTCGTGCTGATCGATGCGTTATTCGGAAGCGGATTAGAACGGCCCTTAAACGGATTGTTCCGGACCGTTGTGGAACGCATCAACGCATCCTCCGCGGAGATCATATCGATCGACCTTCCTTCCGGTCTGCCGGCAGATGGACTCATGAGTGATCTTGTGGCGGTTCATGCGGATTCAACTTTGTGCTTTCAGACACCCAAGCGGACCTTCTTTTTTCCGGAGACCGGCGAGTATGCCGGACGCTGGATCCTGTTGGATATCGGTGTGCGGACGGATCACTTTCCGCCCGGCAGTATACGGGAATACCTGTTTACCAGGAACGATCTGGTGACGCAGATTGGCCGGCGAAGGCGTTTTGCGCACAAAGGTGATTTCGGACACGGCTTGCTCGTCGCCGGTTCCGACGGAAAGATTGGCGCCGCGATACTCGCATCGCGCGCAGCCTTGCGGACAGGCCTGGGATTACTGACAACGCATGTGCCTGAGGTCGGCATCCTGCCCCTGCAAACCGCGGTGCCCGAAGCGATGGTGAGTCGGGGAGGATCAGCCGGCTTCCTGGAGCGCATCCCGGCGGACTTGAGCCGCTTTGACGCGATCGCGGTCGGTCCGGGACTTGGTACGGAAGCGGAGAGTGTGACCGCGTTCGACGGATTGCTCCGGTCCTGTAAGGTTCCCCTGGTCCTGGATGCGGACGGATTGAATATGCTGACAAAGAACCAGAGCCTGCTGGATCATGTACCTGCCGGCGCTATCCTGACTCCGCATCCCGGAGAATTCGATCGGCTCTTCGGCAGTTGCCCGGATACCCCGCAACGCATTGAGCGTGCAAAAGCGTTCACCGCCACAAGCGGATGTATCCTGATTCTGAAAGGCGGTTGTACGGCAGTGGTTCTTCCTTCGGGCGAAGTTCGCTACAACGCGAACGGAAATCCCGGCATGGCAAAAGGCGGAAGTGGCGATGCTTTAACCGGCGTATTGCTGGCCTTGCTATGCAACGGCATGCAGCCCGAAATCGCGGCCAGCGCTGGTGTGTTCCTGCATGCCGCCGCAGGTGATCTCGCGGCTGAGAAATATGGGGAACGGGGCTTGTTGCCCTCGGACCTCATCAAAGCGCTTCCCGTGGTTCTACGTACCCTCGAAAGCGGCGTATAG